The following proteins come from a genomic window of Pyxidicoccus sp. MSG2:
- a CDS encoding GumC family protein, producing the protein MDGTVFDPAGGGAGALTPAGMMQHVRALWRRKWVVLGVAVVVAALSAAYTLRQPKVYSASTSLIIDVMAPRFLDGEVKEVMGEERSNYWFNKEYYATQSEIITSRAVASRVVDKLGLAMDADFLGLSQVQDEKLRVQAMQSTDAVAALQSRIRVVPAKDSRVMDIAVDDLDPKRAALLANEVASAYMAENLALKLRITEDARTWLEGRLADLESKSKTSEMAVYDFKKDADMLSTSLESRMSIVSERINSYNLKLTEVRIQIAAQQARVEAISKLRKASPEDETWAEALTGMNEGPIQDLKRSYTELRVNCAELGERYLPEHPKLLECSRKLSVVREDFLKSLSNIVRAAETSLAEAVAQEKNLVRLLDTAKAEAFVVNKKAIEFDRLKRDSDSNQRLYELVAKRLKDIELSGLLRTSNVRVLDPARPIYGPVKPNVQRNLALGLVMGLLAGLGMAFLLEMLENSVATQADVEERLGLAFLGVVPRIEGNKAPRDRDLHVHREPKSSVAECCRAIRTNLLFMSPDKPFKTLVVTSSGPQEGKSTTCINLGVAMAQSGNRVLLLDTDMRRPRLHRAFGVPNEMGISSLVVGEGTLEKAVKSTEVPGLFVLPCGPLPPNPAELLHTQAFADLLKSMAERFDRVILDSPPINAVADAAVLATQADGVVLVLKAGKTNRESARRALRSLADVQARMYGAVLNDVDLKAPRYGDSYLAYQGYGQYAEESKDGVAQS; encoded by the coding sequence GTGGACGGAACCGTGTTCGACCCGGCCGGCGGTGGTGCCGGTGCCCTGACGCCCGCGGGCATGATGCAGCACGTGCGCGCGCTGTGGCGGCGCAAGTGGGTCGTGCTCGGCGTGGCGGTGGTGGTGGCGGCGCTGTCGGCCGCGTACACGCTGCGTCAGCCCAAGGTCTACTCGGCCAGCACCTCGCTCATCATCGACGTGATGGCGCCTCGCTTCCTCGACGGGGAAGTGAAGGAGGTCATGGGCGAGGAGCGCAGCAACTACTGGTTCAACAAGGAGTACTACGCCACGCAGAGCGAAATCATCACCTCGCGCGCGGTGGCGAGCCGGGTGGTGGACAAGCTGGGCCTGGCGATGGACGCGGACTTCCTGGGCCTCTCCCAGGTGCAGGACGAGAAGCTGCGCGTGCAGGCCATGCAGTCCACGGACGCGGTGGCGGCGCTCCAGTCGCGCATCCGCGTGGTGCCGGCGAAGGACTCGCGCGTCATGGACATCGCGGTGGATGACCTGGACCCGAAGCGCGCGGCGCTCCTGGCCAACGAGGTCGCCTCCGCGTACATGGCGGAGAACCTGGCCCTCAAGCTGCGCATCACCGAGGACGCGCGGACCTGGCTGGAAGGCCGGCTGGCCGACCTGGAGTCCAAGTCCAAGACCAGCGAGATGGCCGTCTACGACTTCAAGAAGGACGCGGACATGCTGTCCACGTCGCTCGAGTCGCGGATGAGCATCGTCAGCGAGCGCATCAACTCGTACAACCTCAAGCTGACCGAGGTGCGCATCCAGATTGCGGCCCAGCAGGCGCGCGTGGAGGCCATCAGCAAGCTGCGCAAGGCGTCGCCCGAGGACGAGACCTGGGCGGAGGCGCTCACGGGGATGAACGAGGGCCCCATCCAGGACCTCAAGCGCAGCTACACCGAGCTGCGCGTCAACTGCGCGGAGCTGGGCGAGCGCTACCTCCCCGAGCACCCGAAGCTCCTGGAGTGCAGCCGCAAGCTGTCGGTGGTGCGCGAGGACTTCCTCAAGAGCCTGAGCAACATCGTGCGCGCGGCGGAGACGTCGCTCGCGGAGGCGGTGGCGCAGGAGAAGAACCTGGTGCGCCTGCTGGACACGGCCAAGGCCGAGGCCTTCGTGGTGAACAAGAAGGCCATCGAGTTCGACCGGCTCAAGCGCGACTCGGACAGCAACCAGCGCCTGTACGAGCTGGTGGCCAAGCGCCTCAAGGACATCGAGCTGTCGGGCCTGTTGCGCACCAGCAACGTGCGCGTGCTGGACCCGGCCCGGCCCATCTACGGGCCGGTGAAGCCCAACGTGCAGCGCAACCTGGCGCTGGGCCTGGTGATGGGGCTGCTGGCGGGCCTGGGCATGGCCTTCCTGCTGGAGATGCTGGAGAACAGCGTGGCCACGCAGGCGGACGTGGAGGAGCGGCTGGGGCTGGCCTTCCTCGGCGTGGTGCCGCGCATCGAAGGCAACAAGGCGCCGCGTGACAGGGATTTGCACGTGCACCGCGAGCCGAAGTCGTCGGTGGCGGAGTGCTGCCGGGCCATCCGGACGAACCTGCTCTTCATGTCGCCGGACAAGCCCTTCAAGACGCTGGTGGTGACGTCCAGCGGCCCGCAGGAGGGCAAGTCCACCACGTGCATCAACCTGGGCGTGGCCATGGCGCAGAGTGGCAACCGGGTGCTGCTGCTGGACACGGACATGCGCCGGCCGCGGCTGCACCGCGCCTTCGGGGTGCCCAACGAAATGGGCATCTCCTCGCTGGTGGTGGGGGAGGGCACGCTGGAGAAGGCGGTGAAGAGCACGGAGGTGCCCGGCCTCTTCGTGTTGCCGTGCGGCCCGCTGCCGCCCAACCCGGCGGAGCTGTTGCACACGCAGGCCTTCGCGGACCTGCTCAAGTCGATGGCCGAGCGCTTCGACCGCGTCATCCTGGACAGCCCGCCCATCAACGCGGTGGCGGACGCGGCGGTGCTGGCCACGCAGGCGGACGGCGTGGTGCTGGTGCTGAAGGCGGGGAAGACGAACCGGGAGTCGGCGCGGCGCGCGTTGCGCTCGCTGGCGGACGTGCAGGCGCGCATGTACGGCGCCGTCCTCAACGACGTGGACCTGAAGGCGCCGCGCTACGGGGACTCGTACCTGGCCTACCAGGGCTACGGGCAGTACGCCGAGGAGTCCAAGGACGGGGTGGCCCAGTCGTGA